Part of the Woronichinia naegeliana WA131 genome, GTCGTCGCGACAGGGAATCAACAAGTTAGCGACATTTATCTAGGACTTGTCGAGAATGTCATCCCAGGGATAGATGCAGCCTTTGTCAATATTGGAGACTCAGAACGAAACGGTTTCATTCACGTTACCGATCTGGGCCCCTTAAGACTCAAGAAAACCGCCGGTGCCATTACCGAATTGCTTGCGCCCCAACAAAAAGTCCTCGTTCAGGTGATGAAAGAACCGACAGGCAATAAAGGGCCTAGATTAACCGGCAATATCAGCCTTCCTGGTCGTTACCTAGTCCTGATTCCCAATGGCACAGGGGTTAACCTTTCAAGGCGAATCAAAAACGATGAGGAACGGAGCCGTCTTCGCGCTCTAGCGATTCTGACCAAGCCACCTGGTATGGGGATATTAGTGCGAACTGAAGCAGAAGGGAAAGGGGAAGATGCAATCCTAGAAGACTTAGAATTTCTACAAAAACAATGGGAAATGGTTCAACAGCAGGCAAGCTCGACCCGTGCCCCAGCCCTCTTAAATCGAGATGACGATTTTATTCAACGGGTATTGCGAGATATGTACAGTAGCGATGTTAATCGCATTGTGACGGATACTCAAGCGGGGGTGAAACGAGTTAAGCAGCATTTGATGAGTTGGAGTGGAGGAAGAGCACCAGAAGGGGTCGTGATCGACAATCACCGTGAACCCCAGAATATTTTGGATTATTTTCGGGTCAATGCAGCGATTCGGGAAGCTCTGAAACCCAGGGTTGATTTACCATCGGGGGGATACGTTATTATTGAACCCACAGAAGCCCTGACGGTTATTGACGTTAACTCTGGTTCCTTTACCCGTTCTGCCACTGCCAGGGAGACTGTTCTCTGGACAAATAGTGAAGCGGCCACCGAAATTGCCCGACAGTTAAGGCTCCGTAATATTGGTGGTGTGATCATTGTGGATTTCATTGACATGGATTCCCGACGCGATCAGCTAAAACTCTTAGAACATTTCAACCGTTCCTTGAAATTTGATAAGGCCCGTCCCCAAATTGCCCAGCTATCAGAATTGGGCTTAGTCGAACTAACTCGTAAACGTCAGGGGCAAAATATCTATGAATTATTTGGCCGTCCCTGTCCTACCTGTGGAGGTCTAGGACATTTAGCCGAATTACCTGGGGAAGTAGAATCGATTTGTTTAGAAAGTCCGGTTTTGAGTCTGCCATCCACTGCCCCGCGTATTATTGAAAAGCCGTTTGTTGAAACGACTGATTCCACTTTTGAATCCTCCTTTGACTACGAAGGAACGGAAAGTGCTTCTGCCTTCGATCTGTTATACCATCCTAACTACCAGGAGCAGGGAGGCAATCAGGCTAATCGCCGTCGTCGTCGTCGTCCTCGTCCCGATGGCAAGGAAGAATCCCCAGGGAAAGTATTACCTAATTTGATTCCTAAAATCGTTGATCTAGATATTGAACCAGAAATTGAGGGGCGCAAGGAACGGCGAGAAATAGCAGGGACAACTCGTGAGCTTGGCGGGGTAGGTTCTAGCAACCGGATATCCCGTCGTGAAGAAATACCGACCGAAACGGTTTCTGTGGAATTAACGCCTTTAGAACAGGATGTTTACGCACTGATGGGCGTTTCTCCTCTCATTCGTCTTGATCAAGAATTTAAAGATCCCAAGGCAGTCATTGTTGCCATTAAAACCAAAGGGGATTCCAGTGTGCCGGATGCCGAGTCCAAGGCGATACCCGAACCGACCCTAGAAACGTCTCTGCCCAAGGCCGATAACGACATTATCAAACTCAAGCCAGAGATCTTAACGCTAGGTCGTCGCCAAAGAAGCACTTCAATCGCTTCTGAGCCTGATTTTTCTAGTCTAAGTGTGATGGCAGAGCCCAAGACGGAAACTGAAGAGCCAGGGATACCGTTTAAAGAGCCAATGTTTAAAGAGGAGATAGAACCCCCCATTGTGCGGCGGCGGAAGCGGCGTTCTTCAGCCCAAGAAGATGATTGGTAAGGAGAAAGATTAATTCCCGTGACCGTGGCAACTTTACTGGCCGGTGTAGATGAAGTGGGTCGAGGCTCGATCTTCGGCCCTGTTGTGGCAGCAGCAGTGTGTGTTGCGATCGCCGATTTACCAAAATTAATGGCTTTGGGGGTCAAGGATAGTAAACAGTTATCTGCGGCCCGTCGTCAGCAGTTAGTCCCGCTCATTAAAACAGGGGTTATAGCTTGGCATATTAGTTATGCTGATGTGCTAGAAATTGAATCACTCAATATCCGTCGGGCTTCTTTATTAGCAATGCAAAGATGTTTGCTCAAATTGCCCCAGGCTCCAACACTCTGTTTAATTGATGGCCGCGATACCATTCCCGATCTCCCCTTTCCGCAAAAAGCCATCATTAGAGGCGATCAGCAATCACCGGCGATCGCGGCAGCGAGTATCTTAGCAAAAGTTTGGCGAGATGATTTAATGATCCGTTTAGCCAAAACCTATCCCCAATATGATCTTGCTGCTAACAAAGGCTATGGAACTAAAAAACATCAACTAGCGTTACAAGCTTATGGCTTGACTCCCTTGCATCGCCCCAAATTTTGTCAAAAGTTGCTAGGCATATAGTTAGAAAACCTTCTGAGGAGTCTAAGCTCATGGTAGATGCAGCGAACCATAACCCAGTACCGGCGGCGGGTGGCGGACTGCCCGTACTAAAATATTGGGCGGAGAAAACCCTTTCCCCTCAAGGGGTGCAACTGTGGCAAACCCTCAATCATAAAAGTGCTTGTCTCGCCTGTGCCTGGGGAACGGGAGGGCAAAACGGGGGGTTTGTGAATGAAGCAGGAGAAACCCTACAACGTTGTATGAAAAGTGTGGAAGCCATTACTTCCGAGTTAATGCCTGCCATTAAACCCGACTTTTTTCAACAGTATTGCATCGAACAATTACAATCCTTAACCTCCTTAGAATGCGATCGCCTGGGTCGTCTGAGTTATCCTCTGATTTATCGAGCCGGCAGTTCCCACTACGAACGCATTAGCTGGCAAGAAGTCTATCAAATTGCAGCCACGGCCTTTGGTCGAGAACCGACAAGCATTGCCTCCTATAGTTCTGGTCGATCTTCCAATGAAGCGGCCTACCTTTTGCAACTAATGATGCGGGCCTTGGGCAGCAATAATTTGGCCGACTGTTCCGATCTTTGTCATGCCGCTTCCACCGTAGGACTCAAGCAGGTGTTTGGTTCTGGAACCTCGATGGTTAGTTTGGAAAGTTTGCAACAATCGGATTGTGTGGTCTTGATTGGTTCCAATGCTCCGGCCAATCATCCCCGTTTGATGAATGAATTAATTAAATTACGCGATCGCGGTGGTAAGGTCATTGTGATTAATCCCCAAATTGAAATTGGTCTCGTTAAATTTGCTTCACCAGCCTTTCCCATTAAATCCCTATTAAGGGGCGGCTCTGACATTTCTACCCTGTATTTACAACCCATCCCTGGCAGTGATGTGGCCCTCTTTGTGGGCTTACAAAAATCTTTAATCGAACAGAATTTAATTAAATTAGATTATTTATCTGCCCATACCGATAACTGGCAAGCAATCTTAGACTATGCCCAAGGAAAAGATTGGTCAGAAATTACCGCCACCTGTGGTTTATCCCAGGAAGAAATTGAAGCCACAGCTTATCTTTTAGGCACTGCTGAACGGGTTGTTTTTGCCTGGGCCATGGGAGTAACTCAACAGGCCAATGGTGTCGATAACATTCTGAGTATTGCCAACACCGCCCTCTTAACGGGAAATGCTGGCAAGTTAGGAGCCGGAACCATGCCGATTCGAGGTCATTCCAATGTCCAGGGGTTTGGTTCGATGGGTGTCACCATTCGTTTGCGTCAAGAA contains:
- a CDS encoding Rne/Rng family ribonuclease; translation: MPKQIIIAEQYQVAAVYWEDQIQELVVATGNQQVSDIYLGLVENVIPGIDAAFVNIGDSERNGFIHVTDLGPLRLKKTAGAITELLAPQQKVLVQVMKEPTGNKGPRLTGNISLPGRYLVLIPNGTGVNLSRRIKNDEERSRLRALAILTKPPGMGILVRTEAEGKGEDAILEDLEFLQKQWEMVQQQASSTRAPALLNRDDDFIQRVLRDMYSSDVNRIVTDTQAGVKRVKQHLMSWSGGRAPEGVVIDNHREPQNILDYFRVNAAIREALKPRVDLPSGGYVIIEPTEALTVIDVNSGSFTRSATARETVLWTNSEAATEIARQLRLRNIGGVIIVDFIDMDSRRDQLKLLEHFNRSLKFDKARPQIAQLSELGLVELTRKRQGQNIYELFGRPCPTCGGLGHLAELPGEVESICLESPVLSLPSTAPRIIEKPFVETTDSTFESSFDYEGTESASAFDLLYHPNYQEQGGNQANRRRRRRPRPDGKEESPGKVLPNLIPKIVDLDIEPEIEGRKERREIAGTTRELGGVGSSNRISRREEIPTETVSVELTPLEQDVYALMGVSPLIRLDQEFKDPKAVIVAIKTKGDSSVPDAESKAIPEPTLETSLPKADNDIIKLKPEILTLGRRQRSTSIASEPDFSSLSVMAEPKTETEEPGIPFKEPMFKEEIEPPIVRRRKRRSSAQEDDW
- a CDS encoding ribonuclease HII, whose translation is MAGVDEVGRGSIFGPVVAAAVCVAIADLPKLMALGVKDSKQLSAARRQQLVPLIKTGVIAWHISYADVLEIESLNIRRASLLAMQRCLLKLPQAPTLCLIDGRDTIPDLPFPQKAIIRGDQQSPAIAAASILAKVWRDDLMIRLAKTYPQYDLAANKGYGTKKHQLALQAYGLTPLHRPKFCQKLLGI
- a CDS encoding FdhF/YdeP family oxidoreductase, whose product is MVDAANHNPVPAAGGGLPVLKYWAEKTLSPQGVQLWQTLNHKSACLACAWGTGGQNGGFVNEAGETLQRCMKSVEAITSELMPAIKPDFFQQYCIEQLQSLTSLECDRLGRLSYPLIYRAGSSHYERISWQEVYQIAATAFGREPTSIASYSSGRSSNEAAYLLQLMMRALGSNNLADCSDLCHAASTVGLKQVFGSGTSMVSLESLQQSDCVVLIGSNAPANHPRLMNELIKLRDRGGKVIVINPQIEIGLVKFASPAFPIKSLLRGGSDISTLYLQPIPGSDVALFVGLQKSLIEQNLIKLDYLSAHTDNWQAILDYAQGKDWSEITATCGLSQEEIEATAYLLGTAERVVFAWAMGVTQQANGVDNILSIANTALLTGNAGKLGAGTMPIRGHSNVQGFGSMGVTIRLRQEIREALSKLLGKPLNITGGYDTRALINAAEQGKIETLFCLGGNLYAANPDLNQAKQALSQIDTIFYVATKPNLGHFHGLAKQHTLILPVFTRFENPHPTTTESGNNFVRFNESGKSHLQAPDADLISEVELLTEIACRLLGEEPINWRKLQDTQYVRQLISQTIPGYEKIGEIDHSRQEFTIAGRVFTEPNFATPNGKAQMQVTPLPSLLTPQKQDFDLPENSGGMALILGTGRSYGQHNTVVYQPADKYRGMPHRHCLLINRGDAKKAGFQEHQRVTVRGEAGQLENIELIFGDIREGVGFMFYPEANVLFKANVDPHCGTPAYKRVPVWIYGGDL